The following is a genomic window from Rhodopirellula islandica.
GGACGCCGAGCATCGCGATGCGACCGGCCAACCCATGGGGGTTGGGCTGGGATTTCGACGCTTGTCGATCATCGACGTGGACGGCGCACGCCAACCACTTGCCAACGAAGACGGCCAGGTCCGGATGGTCTTCAACGGGGAGATCTACAACTACGAAGTGCTGCGAAAACGCTTGCAGGGCGCTGGGCACCAATTCGCAACGCAAGGTGACGGCGAATCGATCCTGCACCTCTATGAAGATGTGGGGACGGACTGTTTCTCGTCGCTCAACGGGATGTTCGCCATCGCGATTTGGGATGCCAGACGCAACCGAATCGTTCTCGCTCGAGATCGCATTGGTCAAAAACCGCTTTACTATTCGTACAAGAATGGGCGTTTGGTTTTTGCCAGCGAACTGAAAGCACTTCGATTGGTGCCTGGCGTTTGTGAGGAAGTGGATCCCAACGCAATCGATGAGTTCTTGACTTATCAATACATCCCCCATCCAGGAACCATTTTCAAAGGCGTTCACAAACTACCGCCTGGCCATTTCGCGGTCTTGGACCAGCGTGGGCTTCGAGTGGAACGGTACTGGAACTTTGATCCATCGGTGGAACGTCCAATCGGTCGGGAAGAGGCCACTGAAAAAGTTCGCGACTTGCTTTCCGACTCGGTGCGGTTGCGAATGCGCAGTGACGTTCCGCTGGGATCGTTTTTGTCAGGCGGAATTGACTCGTCGTTGATCACGGCCTTGGCGGGCGATCACACCGACACCGCCCTGCGAACGTTCAGCATCGGGTTCCCCGTCGCGGAATTTGACGAGACACGCTACGCCGCGCAGGTGGCGGAACACTTGCAAACCGACCACACCCGGTTTGAGGTCCAACCCAGCGGCATCGAGATTCTTGAAAAGCTGGTTTGGCACTACGACGAACCCTACGGTGATTCATCTGCGGTGCCAACTTGGTACTTGTCGAAACTCACCCGCGAAAGCGTCAAGGTGGCGTTGTCGGGCGATGGTGGCGACGAACTGTTTGCTGGCTACGAGCGTTACCGAGCTCTTTGGATGAGTCAAAAAATTGCTCGCCTGTTTCCACTGAACCGCATCCCCGGGATTGGACTGATTCAAAAACTTCCCGATTCGAATCGCCGCCGCTCGGTCATCCGGCGAGCCAAGCGTTTCTTGGAAGCGATCGACCAACCCGTCGTTCGGCGTTATCTGAATTGGTTGCAGATCTTTCCCGAATCGATGCGGGCGTCGATGTACAACGATGACTTCATCGCACGATTGCCCGGGAATGACCCCGTCGACTTTCTGGAATCCGTTTGGGCTCGCAGTGAAGGGCGAGACGTTGTCACGCGAGCCTCCACCTCAGACATCCTTTCGTACTTGCCGTGCGATTTGTGCACCAAAGTCGATATCGCATCGATGGCTCACGGTTTGGAAGTTCGCCAACCGATGCTCGATCATCGTTTCGTTGAGTTGGCGGCCTCCCTTCCCGTGGAGCACAAGTTCCGTGGGCGACGCGGGAAGCTGATTCTGCAAGATGCCTTTGGTGATCGGATTCCTGCCTCGATCTTCACTCGTCCCAAAATGGGCTTCGGGATCCCAATCGGGCAATGGTTCCGGGAGGACTTCAAACCGTTGGTCCACGACACGATGCTGGCTCAAGACGCTCGAATCAATCAATTTTTCCGCCCCGAGGCCATCGCGGGTTTGGTCCGGTCCCATGAAAACGGCGAGCAAAATCATGGGTATCGACTTTGGAATTTGCTGGTTTTGGAAACCTGGCTGCGTCAGCTTTAGGGCTCGCTGATCGCCCGCCCCCCACCAAGAAGATACAAACGACTCTCGGATGAACTGATAAACTGCGGTCTTTGCTGATCATCCACGAATCAGCATCGCGCTCCCGCGAATTCGATTGAGTATCTGATGAGACGAACTTTGTGCTGCTTGCTTGGCTGTTGGCTGCTCGGTTGTTGCTCCTTCGCCACTGCCGAAGATTTCTTCCTCACAATCGGGGGCGGGTACTCGCCCTCGGGCAATCAAGCCTCGCTAGAAAACAACGTGCTGTTCTCGCAGCGCGCCTTGAGTGAGCAAGGGGTGCTCGGCGAGCACAACGACATCTACTTTTCAGATGGGGATGCGGTCGGAAAGGACCTTCAAGTGATGGATCCGAACTCGGTTCCGAAAGCCAATCGCTTGATGGCCGAGTTCTTCGGCAATCGCGATTCTCTGGGGCTGTCCTATCGCAACCACAGTGTTCCCAACGTGAAGGGCAGCACCGAACCCAAAAACATTCGCAATTGGTTTCGAGACGTGGGCGAAACGATGCAATCAGGAGATCGGTTGTATGTTTACGTCACCGCCCATGGAAGCCGAAGCAGCGATCGCCAATCGCCCTATGACACCACGATCGCAACCTG
Proteins encoded in this region:
- the asnB gene encoding asparagine synthase (glutamine-hydrolyzing); this encodes MCGITGGLWQREDQAISAELLSRMTTEIAHRGPDDSQIWMDAEHRDATGQPMGVGLGFRRLSIIDVDGARQPLANEDGQVRMVFNGEIYNYEVLRKRLQGAGHQFATQGDGESILHLYEDVGTDCFSSLNGMFAIAIWDARRNRIVLARDRIGQKPLYYSYKNGRLVFASELKALRLVPGVCEEVDPNAIDEFLTYQYIPHPGTIFKGVHKLPPGHFAVLDQRGLRVERYWNFDPSVERPIGREEATEKVRDLLSDSVRLRMRSDVPLGSFLSGGIDSSLITALAGDHTDTALRTFSIGFPVAEFDETRYAAQVAEHLQTDHTRFEVQPSGIEILEKLVWHYDEPYGDSSAVPTWYLSKLTRESVKVALSGDGGDELFAGYERYRALWMSQKIARLFPLNRIPGIGLIQKLPDSNRRRSVIRRAKRFLEAIDQPVVRRYLNWLQIFPESMRASMYNDDFIARLPGNDPVDFLESVWARSEGRDVVTRASTSDILSYLPCDLCTKVDIASMAHGLEVRQPMLDHRFVELAASLPVEHKFRGRRGKLILQDAFGDRIPASIFTRPKMGFGIPIGQWFREDFKPLVHDTMLAQDARINQFFRPEAIAGLVRSHENGEQNHGYRLWNLLVLETWLRQL